The Streptomyces kanamyceticus genome window below encodes:
- a CDS encoding TetR/AcrR family transcriptional regulator yields MQSEQRDDVAERVRKVITDAGVTQREFARRIVMDPSKLSRSLGGTRRFTAAELARIAATGGVDAGWLLGTAPTAAPARRPRTAGPAGTAGASLEGGRPLQIIRETVRLIAEHGFHAVRVQDIAAACDTSTAAIHYHFPGRGDLLEAAVRWCMDEDTARRAARVADAADAADELRQLIELQIPRTPQQRWQWSVWLDLWAEAARSTAVGRLHADYYRQWRTTVADVIRRGIAEGVFRLADPAAAALRLTALIDGLATQVLAAAPDSPGAGPDDMHEALTAYVDATLTAH; encoded by the coding sequence ATGCAGTCAGAGCAGCGGGACGACGTCGCCGAGCGCGTACGGAAAGTCATCACCGACGCGGGCGTGACCCAGCGCGAATTCGCGCGCCGGATCGTGATGGACCCCTCGAAGCTGTCCCGCTCCCTGGGCGGCACGCGCAGGTTCACCGCGGCCGAGCTGGCCCGCATCGCCGCCACCGGCGGCGTCGACGCGGGCTGGCTCCTCGGCACCGCGCCCACCGCGGCGCCCGCGCGGCGCCCGCGCACGGCGGGCCCGGCGGGCACGGCGGGCGCCTCCCTGGAGGGCGGCCGCCCCCTGCAGATCATCCGCGAGACCGTCCGCCTCATCGCCGAGCACGGCTTCCACGCCGTCCGCGTCCAGGACATCGCCGCGGCCTGTGACACCAGCACCGCCGCCATCCACTACCACTTCCCCGGCCGCGGCGACCTCCTCGAAGCGGCCGTGCGCTGGTGCATGGACGAGGACACCGCACGTCGCGCCGCGCGCGTCGCCGACGCCGCTGACGCCGCCGACGAGCTGCGTCAGCTCATCGAGCTGCAGATCCCGCGCACCCCGCAGCAGCGCTGGCAGTGGAGCGTCTGGCTCGACCTGTGGGCGGAGGCCGCCCGCTCCACCGCCGTGGGCCGACTGCACGCCGACTACTACCGGCAGTGGCGCACCACCGTCGCCGACGTCATCCGCCGCGGCATCGCCGAGGGCGTCTTCCGGCTCGCCGACCCGGCGGCCGCCGCGCTGCGCCTCACCGCGCTGATCGACGGCCTCGCCACTCAGGTCCTCGCGGCCGCCCCGGACAGCCCCGGGGCGGGCCCCGACGACATGCACGAGGCCCTCACCGCGTACGTCGACGCCACGCTGACCGCGCACTGA
- a CDS encoding ABC transporter permease: MLRLAFQTLRTRRALFAGSLAAVTLALMLLTASGVLLDSALRGEGEANRFDAASLVVTGDRDEGLDGKDHSPGFGDVEAPLVPRPPVDGDLVERVEKVDGVRDVIPDLAFSAQVVADDGRPVTPELGERSLGHAWQSARVTPYQLRDGSPPKGSRDVVVDAAAAARGRIHVGDRVKVFTAVEGHGTYRVSGIAGPPGTGLTKDQVALFFTAATAAQLAPPGGDVHAVAVTTAPGEDLEAVASRVRDAVGHGPGVRVLTDTARAEISASDVLFLDTLVFVVSMGSLAVFVALFVMASGFAFAVLQRHREIALLRVIGATPRQVKRMLGWETLCVAVLGAAVAVPVGAALARPLARGLVGLGIAPDELTVRITWLPLAGAAAVGILITRLAVVSAARRAARVRPDEALREAELADRGLPLSRLLTGLAFLLFTGCFLFFGIAMGGVQGAGLAFGGVLTLLIASAVLGPALVRPLVPLAGALLRVVFRRTGHLALANSATAPRRVAAAAVPLILMIGFPVSALFMQTSQQSTAKEWAADRLVADHVLVPRDATGLPPAVARDAARLPGVASVSATSSAWVRVSVRTDEAESVNARALAADPKLPEALRLHVREGGLTGLVSGSAVAVSQEQAKEYGWRVGDRVRLRLPDGTRTTLRVGARYDRSLGFADLIVPSRVLRAHTPDPLLDAVYVKRAPGTRQAALDEELAGLTRTWPMAGTADRDQVRDAGTEDAASQTWPAYVFSALIAAFTALALANTLVMATLVRAGEFAVLRLAGATRRDVLALVAGESSVVAACGLLLGGGVAAVVLAATSVALSGGVDLAGPPLFLVGAGAGAVLLTLLAALIPASRLLRDRTP, encoded by the coding sequence GTGCTGAGGCTGGCGTTTCAGACACTGCGCACGCGACGTGCGCTGTTCGCGGGTTCCCTCGCCGCGGTCACGCTCGCGCTGATGCTGCTCACCGCGTCGGGGGTGCTCCTCGACTCCGCGCTGCGCGGGGAGGGCGAGGCGAACCGCTTCGACGCCGCGTCGCTCGTCGTGACCGGCGACCGGGACGAGGGCCTCGACGGCAAGGACCACTCCCCCGGTTTCGGTGACGTGGAGGCGCCGCTGGTGCCGCGCCCGCCGGTCGACGGCGATCTCGTGGAACGCGTCGAGAAGGTGGACGGCGTCCGGGACGTCATCCCCGACCTGGCGTTCTCCGCGCAGGTGGTGGCGGACGACGGGCGTCCGGTCACTCCCGAGCTCGGTGAGCGTTCGCTCGGGCACGCGTGGCAGAGCGCGCGCGTGACGCCCTATCAGTTGCGCGACGGATCGCCGCCGAAGGGCTCGCGCGACGTGGTGGTGGACGCCGCGGCGGCGGCGCGTGGCCGGATCCATGTCGGCGACCGGGTCAAGGTGTTCACGGCGGTGGAGGGGCACGGCACGTACCGCGTGAGCGGCATCGCGGGGCCGCCGGGCACCGGTCTGACCAAGGATCAGGTGGCGCTGTTCTTCACCGCCGCCACCGCGGCGCAGCTCGCTCCGCCCGGCGGTGACGTGCATGCCGTCGCCGTGACCACCGCCCCCGGGGAGGACTTGGAGGCGGTGGCTTCGCGTGTCAGGGACGCCGTCGGCCACGGTCCCGGGGTGCGGGTCCTCACCGACACGGCGCGGGCGGAGATCTCCGCGAGCGACGTGCTGTTCCTGGACACTCTGGTGTTCGTGGTGAGCATGGGCTCCCTGGCGGTGTTCGTGGCGCTGTTCGTGATGGCGAGCGGGTTCGCCTTCGCCGTGCTCCAGCGGCACCGGGAGATCGCGCTGCTGCGGGTGATCGGGGCGACGCCGCGCCAGGTGAAGCGGATGCTGGGCTGGGAGACGCTGTGCGTCGCGGTGCTCGGGGCGGCCGTCGCCGTACCGGTCGGCGCGGCCCTCGCGAGGCCGTTGGCCCGCGGTCTCGTCGGCCTCGGCATCGCGCCCGACGAGCTGACGGTGCGGATCACCTGGCTGCCGCTGGCGGGGGCCGCGGCGGTCGGCATCCTCATCACCCGCCTCGCGGTGGTCTCCGCGGCGCGCCGCGCGGCCAGGGTGCGTCCGGACGAGGCGTTGCGCGAGGCCGAACTCGCCGATCGCGGGCTGCCGTTGTCGCGGCTCCTGACGGGGCTCGCGTTCCTGCTCTTCACCGGGTGCTTCCTGTTCTTCGGCATCGCGATGGGCGGGGTGCAGGGGGCCGGGCTCGCCTTCGGCGGTGTGCTCACGCTGCTGATCGCGTCGGCCGTCCTCGGGCCCGCCCTGGTGCGCCCCCTCGTGCCGCTCGCGGGCGCGCTGCTGCGCGTCGTGTTCCGGCGTACGGGGCACCTCGCCCTCGCCAACAGCGCGACGGCGCCGCGCCGGGTGGCGGCCGCCGCGGTGCCGCTGATCCTGATGATCGGCTTTCCGGTGTCCGCGCTGTTCATGCAGACGTCGCAGCAGTCGACGGCCAAGGAGTGGGCGGCCGACCGGCTGGTCGCCGACCACGTCCTGGTGCCCCGGGACGCGACGGGGCTGCCGCCCGCCGTGGCGCGGGACGCCGCCCGGCTGCCGGGTGTCGCGTCGGTGTCGGCGACCAGCAGTGCCTGGGTGCGGGTCTCGGTGCGCACGGACGAGGCGGAGAGCGTCAACGCCCGTGCGCTCGCGGCCGATCCGAAGCTGCCCGAAGCGCTGCGGCTGCACGTGCGCGAGGGCGGGCTCACGGGCCTGGTGTCCGGGAGTGCCGTCGCGGTGAGCCAGGAACAGGCCAAGGAGTACGGCTGGCGGGTGGGCGACCGGGTGCGGCTCCGGCTGCCCGACGGCACGCGGACGACACTGCGGGTCGGCGCCCGCTACGACCGCTCGCTCGGCTTCGCCGACCTGATCGTGCCCAGCCGGGTGCTGCGCGCCCATACACCGGACCCCCTGCTGGACGCGGTGTACGTGAAGCGCGCACCCGGCACCCGACAGGCGGCGCTGGACGAGGAGTTGGCCGGGCTCACCCGTACCTGGCCGATGGCGGGCACCGCCGACCGCGACCAGGTGCGGGACGCGGGCACCGAGGACGCGGCGTCGCAGACGTGGCCCGCGTATGTGTTCAGCGCGCTGATCGCCGCGTTCACGGCGCTCGCGCTGGCGAACACCCTGGTGATGGCGACGCTGGTGCGCGCCGGTGAGTTCGCGGTGCTGCGCCTTGCGGGCGCGACGCGCAGGGACGTGCTCGCGCTCGTCGCCGGGGAGAGTTCGGTGGTGGCGGCCTGCGGGCTGCTGCTCGGCGGCGGTGTCGCGGCCGTCGTGCTCGCCGCGACGAGTGTGGCGCTGAGCGGCGGCGTGGACCTCGCGGGACCCCCGTTGTTCCTGGTGGGCGCCGGGGCGGGAGCCGTCCTCCTGACCCTGCTCGCCGCGCTGATACCGGCCTCGCGGCTGCTTCGTGACCGTACCCCGTGA
- a CDS encoding 3-hydroxyacyl-CoA dehydrogenase NAD-binding domain-containing protein yields the protein MTTTTPEEVRRVACIGAGVIGGGWVAHFLARGYDVTAWDPAPDAEVKLRRLVDAAWPALIELGLADGASRDRLTVAATLEEAVADAQFVQESAPEKLELKRDLLADLDAATPAGVVIASSTSGYPMTDMQTTAATPGRLVVGHPFNPPYLIPLVEVVGGERTDAEAVAWASRFYDVAGKSVITMRSEVPGFIANRLQEALWREALHMVANGEATVQEIDDSITEGPGLRWAFMGPMLTFALAGGEGGMAHMLDHFGPSLKSPWTRLEAPELDKKLYDAVVAGCDEEANGRTIADLVAERDQGVIDVLRATGRLNGGKK from the coding sequence ATGACTACCACCACCCCTGAAGAAGTCCGCCGCGTCGCCTGTATAGGCGCGGGCGTCATCGGCGGCGGATGGGTCGCCCACTTCCTGGCCCGTGGGTACGACGTGACCGCGTGGGACCCGGCGCCCGACGCCGAGGTGAAGCTGCGCCGCCTCGTCGACGCCGCCTGGCCCGCGCTCATCGAGCTCGGGCTCGCCGACGGCGCTTCGCGGGACCGGCTCACCGTCGCCGCGACCCTCGAAGAGGCCGTCGCCGACGCGCAGTTCGTGCAGGAGAGCGCCCCGGAGAAGCTGGAGCTCAAGCGCGACCTGCTGGCCGATCTCGACGCCGCCACGCCCGCCGGAGTCGTCATCGCCTCCTCCACCTCCGGCTACCCGATGACCGACATGCAGACCACGGCCGCCACCCCCGGGCGCCTCGTCGTCGGCCACCCCTTCAATCCGCCCTACCTCATCCCCCTCGTCGAGGTCGTCGGCGGCGAGCGCACCGACGCCGAAGCGGTGGCCTGGGCCTCCCGGTTCTACGACGTCGCGGGCAAGTCCGTGATCACCATGCGGAGCGAGGTTCCCGGCTTCATCGCCAACCGCCTTCAGGAAGCCCTGTGGCGCGAGGCCCTGCACATGGTCGCCAACGGCGAGGCCACCGTCCAGGAGATCGACGACTCCATCACCGAGGGCCCCGGCCTGCGCTGGGCGTTCATGGGCCCGATGCTCACCTTCGCGCTCGCGGGCGGCGAGGGCGGCATGGCCCACATGCTCGACCACTTCGGCCCCTCCCTGAAGTCGCCGTGGACGCGCCTGGAGGCCCCCGAACTCGACAAGAAGCTGTACGACGCGGTGGTCGCGGGCTGCGACGAGGAGGCGAACGGGCGCACCATCGCCGATCTCGTCGCCGAGCGCGACCAGGGAGTCATCGACGTCCTGCGCGCCACCGGGCGCCTGAACGGAGGCAAGAAGTGA
- a CDS encoding alpha-L-fucosidase, with protein sequence MIQPWFGDAKLGIFLHWGVYSVDGVAESWSFFDGVVPYDRYMAQLDRFTAARYAPDDWADLFVRSGARYAVLTAKHHDGVALWDTAANDLSVVKRTPAGRDLVAPYVAALRARGIRVGLYYSHLDWSHPDYATVRPAGQDPAERGNPYSMPAAGDEDPARWVEFLAFHRAQVRELLERFEPDLLWFDGEWERGPAQWRMAELAAEIAELSPHTVVNGRLTGHGDYATPEQGVPIEPPTGDWELCLTVNDSWGYQPQDTHHKTPRQLVRVFVETIGGGGNLLLDVGPKEDGTLPPEQAERLAALGEWKGRHADAVHGTVRGLPHGHFYGPSTLSADRRTLHLFLFDRPNEYVVLRGVRNAVTSARVLGTGTPVRHERVGGLGDVPGWEYLHLTDDDLDPLCTVLVLELDGELDLYRAHTRD encoded by the coding sequence ATGATCCAGCCCTGGTTCGGCGATGCCAAGCTTGGGATCTTTCTGCACTGGGGTGTCTACAGCGTGGACGGAGTCGCCGAGTCCTGGTCGTTCTTCGACGGTGTCGTGCCCTACGACCGGTACATGGCGCAGCTCGACCGGTTCACGGCCGCTCGGTACGCGCCCGACGACTGGGCGGACCTGTTCGTCCGCTCGGGTGCCCGCTACGCCGTCCTGACGGCCAAGCACCACGACGGCGTCGCCCTGTGGGACACCGCCGCGAACGACCTGTCCGTGGTCAAAAGGACCCCCGCGGGCCGCGACCTCGTCGCCCCGTACGTCGCCGCGCTGCGCGCCCGCGGCATCAGGGTCGGCCTGTACTACTCCCACCTGGACTGGTCGCACCCCGACTACGCCACCGTGCGCCCGGCGGGCCAGGACCCGGCCGAGCGCGGCAACCCCTACTCCATGCCCGCCGCGGGCGACGAGGACCCCGCGCGCTGGGTGGAGTTCCTCGCCTTCCACCGCGCCCAGGTGCGGGAGCTACTGGAACGCTTCGAGCCCGACCTGCTGTGGTTCGACGGGGAGTGGGAGCGCGGTCCGGCCCAGTGGCGGATGGCCGAACTCGCCGCGGAGATAGCGGAGCTGAGCCCGCACACCGTCGTCAACGGCCGCCTCACGGGCCACGGCGACTACGCCACCCCCGAACAGGGCGTACCCATCGAACCGCCCACGGGCGACTGGGAGTTGTGCCTCACCGTCAACGACTCCTGGGGCTACCAGCCGCAGGACACCCACCACAAGACGCCCCGCCAGTTGGTCCGCGTCTTCGTCGAGACCATCGGGGGCGGCGGCAACCTCCTGCTCGACGTCGGCCCCAAGGAGGACGGCACGCTCCCGCCCGAGCAGGCCGAGCGGCTCGCGGCGCTGGGGGAGTGGAAGGGGCGGCACGCCGACGCCGTCCACGGCACGGTCCGCGGCCTGCCGCACGGCCACTTCTACGGCCCCTCCACCCTCTCCGCCGACCGCCGCACCCTCCACCTCTTCCTCTTCGACCGGCCCAACGAGTACGTGGTCCTTCGCGGCGTCCGCAACGCCGTGACCTCGGCCCGCGTGCTCGGCACCGGTACCCCCGTGCGCCACGAACGCGTCGGAGGACTCGGCGACGTGCCCGGCTGGGAGTACCTCCACCTGACCGACGACGACCTCGACCCGCTCTGCACCGTGCTCGTCCTCGAACTCGACGGCGAGCTCGATCTGTACCGCGCGCACACCCGTGACTGA
- a CDS encoding ABC transporter ATP-binding protein: protein MTLPDQEARRSAPLTRSALRLNNVTRTYGHGDGAVHALRAVSVALPAGSFTSVMGPSGSGKSTLLRCAAGLDRPSSGEVFLGETDISKMRERKLTILRRERIGFVFQSFNLVPSLTARENILLPFRLAGRRPDRDWMRDVITRTGLTDRLRHRPAELSGGQQQRVAVARALVTRPEVIFADEPTGALDLSSGQDVLRLLREVVDTTGQTLVMVTHDPGAASYADQVLFLADGVVVDAMERPSAQRVSERMSRLGS from the coding sequence ATGACCCTGCCCGATCAGGAGGCACGCCGGTCCGCGCCGCTGACGCGCTCCGCCCTGCGCCTGAACAACGTGACGCGGACCTACGGCCACGGCGACGGCGCGGTGCACGCGCTGCGCGCGGTGTCCGTGGCGCTCCCGGCCGGGTCCTTCACCTCGGTGATGGGCCCTTCCGGCTCCGGCAAGAGCACGCTTCTGCGGTGCGCGGCCGGGCTCGACAGGCCGAGCTCCGGCGAGGTGTTCCTCGGGGAGACCGACATCAGCAAGATGCGGGAGCGGAAGCTGACGATCCTGCGCAGGGAGCGGATCGGGTTCGTCTTCCAGTCCTTCAACCTGGTGCCCTCGCTGACCGCCAGGGAGAACATCCTGCTGCCGTTCCGGCTCGCCGGGCGGCGGCCCGACCGCGACTGGATGCGGGACGTGATCACGCGCACCGGACTCACCGACCGGTTGCGGCACCGGCCCGCCGAGCTCTCCGGCGGCCAGCAGCAGCGCGTCGCGGTGGCCCGCGCCCTGGTCACCAGGCCCGAGGTGATCTTCGCCGACGAGCCGACGGGGGCGCTCGACCTGAGCTCGGGACAGGACGTGCTGCGCCTGCTGCGCGAGGTCGTCGACACGACGGGGCAGACCCTGGTGATGGTCACGCACGACCCGGGGGCCGCGTCCTACGCCGACCAGGTGCTCTTCCTCGCCGACGGCGTGGTCGTCGACGCGATGGAGCGGCCCAGCGCGCAGCGGGTCTCCGAGCGCATGTCGCGGCTGGGGTCCTGA
- a CDS encoding AfsR/SARP family transcriptional regulator, protein MEFELLGELVVRDDAGRLVPIPGALQRALLAFLLLHAPSAVSGGRILSELWTGARAKDPTAALHTAVAKLRRALHPHAPGLIRTGPAGYRLDLTGHSFDVRRFEAELAAMRGRGGPDRRAAALRDLLHRNPGPPLGGLPALPFVQQERDRLEALRLTALEHRAEAELDVVAHAGVVERDGETAADPPALVEELRAAVHEDPDRERLRALLIQALHACGRQAEALEVYRVARADLRERLGIEPGPELRAAQRAVLVATPARTVAPAADRTVAPTPARTVAPAADRPHSHEPPADPHFIGRGEELRELRRHVRSPGLVTVVGAAGLGKTRLALAVAAREERPGAEVWRVDLVPCAPGGVTAAVADAMEVATGGLGPRAVRQRIRAVADRSAHPLIVLDNCEHVLGDAGEVAAELLAGCPDLRILATSRECLGVAGETPYALRPMTGDDAARLFRTRLRRLSPGAAEAALDHEIGAVCAAVDRMPLGIELVAAKAATAPLDGIVGQLRARRGILDTRLWSADARHGTLRAAVDWSYQLLAPDERAVLRAVSVFTGGFTPEAAEAVAGAAAPATLARLAAKSLLVFVPSADRPTYRMLVSVRQYARASLAEHGEEPTVLRRHAHWVATLAERTARRMRTGGFRAAYAEMSAAAPEVTACLDWLQGGDGTDEADALLASRIATRLALHWAAAGRQAEGRERLARALEVTTPAAPWYAEALAWCGWLGVNIREDHGDEELLRRALPAAQAAGDDAVVAFVGALALTVHVRQERLAEARDAAARTEGALDAYRHGWETGVWQLFHSELLVAEDRTRQALTAAVTARELLSGIDPHSAATALIMTGMAQERIGDRTAALRSWQAAHQELLLIGSEHEAAWVKALLGYVAAGDGDPARAESFAQGMDAYAKETGEPYLQAKTATLRALVAGARGDTDTAERLHLTAVSGYQEGRRPECAAHELAMLGHLAADRGDMLLARIRWDHALRAAKLSGRAHAEILPLRGLVGLGVGEASGLVGVGEVSGLVGAGEGAEAHGSVEVRHDAPGDPAQAGLLRARLDEVLRVASPPRSTECPFHLAVPAATRPGPTPRAAEGGLR, encoded by the coding sequence ATGGAGTTCGAATTACTGGGTGAACTCGTGGTGCGCGACGACGCCGGGCGCCTCGTGCCGATCCCCGGCGCGCTCCAACGGGCGCTGCTCGCCTTCCTGTTGCTGCACGCGCCGTCGGCGGTCAGCGGCGGCAGGATCCTCAGCGAACTGTGGACGGGCGCCCGCGCCAAGGACCCCACCGCGGCCCTGCACACCGCCGTCGCCAAGCTGCGCCGCGCCCTGCACCCGCACGCCCCCGGCCTCATCCGCACCGGACCCGCCGGGTACCGCCTCGATCTGACCGGGCACTCCTTCGACGTACGCCGCTTCGAGGCCGAACTCGCCGCCATGCGCGGGCGCGGCGGTCCTGACCGGCGGGCCGCCGCCCTGCGCGACCTGCTGCACAGGAACCCCGGGCCGCCCCTGGGCGGGCTGCCCGCGCTGCCGTTCGTGCAGCAGGAGCGGGACCGCCTCGAAGCGCTGCGGCTCACCGCCCTGGAGCACCGGGCCGAGGCGGAACTCGACGTGGTCGCCCACGCGGGCGTGGTGGAGCGCGACGGCGAGACGGCGGCCGATCCGCCCGCGCTCGTCGAGGAGTTGCGGGCCGCCGTGCACGAGGACCCCGACCGGGAACGGCTGCGCGCGCTGCTGATCCAGGCCCTGCACGCGTGCGGACGCCAGGCGGAGGCCCTGGAGGTCTACCGCGTCGCACGCGCCGACCTGCGTGAGCGCCTCGGCATCGAACCGGGGCCCGAACTGCGCGCCGCCCAGCGGGCGGTGCTCGTCGCCACGCCCGCCCGCACGGTGGCTCCCGCGGCCGACCGCACGGTGGCTCCCACGCCCGCCCGCACGGTGGCTCCCGCGGCCGACCGCCCCCACTCGCACGAGCCGCCCGCCGACCCGCACTTCATCGGACGCGGCGAGGAACTCCGCGAGCTGCGACGGCACGTGCGAAGCCCCGGCCTGGTGACCGTCGTCGGCGCCGCGGGACTCGGCAAGACCCGGCTCGCACTCGCCGTCGCAGCCCGCGAGGAGCGTCCCGGCGCCGAGGTGTGGCGCGTCGACCTGGTGCCCTGCGCGCCGGGCGGGGTCACGGCCGCCGTCGCCGACGCCATGGAGGTCGCGACGGGCGGGCTCGGACCGCGGGCCGTACGCCAGCGGATCCGCGCCGTGGCCGACCGCAGCGCCCACCCGCTGATCGTCCTCGACAACTGCGAGCACGTCCTCGGCGACGCGGGCGAGGTGGCCGCCGAACTCCTCGCGGGCTGCCCCGACTTGCGCATCCTCGCGACCAGCAGGGAGTGTCTCGGCGTCGCGGGCGAGACCCCCTACGCACTGCGGCCCATGACCGGCGACGACGCGGCGAGGCTCTTCCGCACCCGCCTGCGCCGCCTCTCCCCGGGGGCCGCCGAGGCCGCGCTCGACCACGAGATCGGCGCGGTCTGCGCGGCCGTCGACCGGATGCCGCTCGGCATCGAACTGGTCGCGGCCAAGGCGGCGACCGCGCCGCTCGACGGCATCGTCGGCCAACTCCGCGCCCGGCGCGGCATCCTGGACACGCGCCTCTGGTCGGCCGACGCCCGGCACGGCACGCTGCGCGCCGCCGTCGACTGGAGCTACCAGCTCCTCGCCCCCGACGAGCGGGCGGTCCTCCGGGCGGTATCCGTCTTCACCGGCGGCTTCACCCCCGAGGCGGCGGAAGCGGTCGCGGGAGCGGCCGCGCCCGCGACCCTGGCCCGCCTCGCCGCCAAGTCCCTCCTCGTCTTCGTCCCCTCGGCGGACCGCCCCACCTACCGGATGCTGGTCTCGGTGCGCCAGTACGCCCGCGCCTCCCTCGCCGAGCACGGCGAGGAGCCCACCGTCCTGCGCCGCCACGCCCACTGGGTCGCCACCCTCGCCGAACGCACCGCGCGGCGCATGCGCACCGGCGGATTCCGTGCGGCGTACGCCGAGATGAGCGCGGCGGCCCCCGAGGTGACCGCCTGCCTTGACTGGCTGCAGGGCGGCGACGGCACGGACGAGGCCGACGCGCTGCTCGCCTCCCGCATCGCCACCCGCCTCGCCCTCCACTGGGCCGCGGCGGGCCGCCAGGCCGAGGGCCGCGAACGCCTCGCCCGCGCCCTGGAGGTCACCACGCCCGCCGCTCCCTGGTACGCCGAGGCGCTCGCGTGGTGCGGCTGGCTCGGCGTCAACATCCGCGAGGACCACGGCGACGAGGAACTCCTCAGGCGCGCCCTGCCCGCGGCTCAGGCGGCGGGCGACGACGCCGTCGTGGCCTTCGTCGGCGCCCTCGCGCTGACCGTGCACGTGCGCCAGGAACGCCTCGCGGAGGCCCGCGATGCGGCCGCCCGCACAGAAGGCGCCCTCGACGCCTACCGGCACGGCTGGGAGACCGGCGTCTGGCAGCTCTTCCACAGCGAACTGCTCGTCGCCGAGGACCGCACCCGGCAGGCGCTGACGGCCGCCGTCACCGCGCGCGAACTCCTCTCGGGCATCGACCCGCACTCCGCGGCCACCGCGCTGATCATGACCGGCATGGCACAGGAGCGCATCGGCGACCGCACCGCGGCCCTGCGCTCCTGGCAGGCCGCCCACCAGGAACTCCTCCTCATCGGCTCCGAACACGAGGCCGCCTGGGTCAAGGCGCTGCTCGGCTACGTGGCGGCGGGCGACGGCGACCCCGCCCGCGCCGAGTCCTTCGCGCAGGGCATGGACGCGTACGCCAAGGAGACCGGCGAGCCCTACCTCCAGGCGAAGACGGCGACCCTGCGGGCCCTGGTCGCGGGCGCACGCGGCGACACGGACACCGCGGAACGTCTGCACCTGACGGCGGTCTCCGGCTACCAGGAGGGCCGCAGGCCCGAGTGCGCCGCCCACGAACTGGCCATGCTGGGCCACCTCGCCGCCGACCGCGGCGACATGCTCCTCGCCCGAATCCGCTGGGACCACGCCTTACGCGCAGCGAAACTCTCGGGCCGCGCTCACGCGGAGATCTTGCCGCTGCGGGGGCTTGTGGGGTTGGGGGTGGGTGAGGCGAGCGGGTTGGTCGGGGTTGGTGAGGTGAGTGGGTTGGTCGGGGCGGGGGAGGGGGCCGAGGCGCACGGATCGGTCGAGGTGCGGCACGACGCGCCGGGCGACCCCGCCCAGGCCGGGCTCCTGCGCGCCCGCCTCGACGAGGTGCTGCGCGTCGCCTCACCGCCGCGCAGCACGGAGTGCCCGTTCCACTTGGCCGTGCCTGCGGCGACCAGGCCGGGGCCGACGCCCCGTGCGGCGGAGGGCGGGCTCCGCTGA
- a CDS encoding BKACE family enzyme, with the protein MPVNDNVIITAALTGAGDTVRKSPHVPVTPEQIATSAVEAAGAGAAVVHIHVRDPETGDPSRDPRLYREVVERIKETGTDVVINLTAGMGGDLVIDPAEPLKELGELPGTDLVGGLDRLPHVEELLPDICTLDCGSLNFGDNLYISTPDMLRQGARRIQELGVRPELEIFDTGQLWFAKQLLAEGLLDNPTVFQLCMGIPWGAPADPGVLQSMVNMLPEGAQWASFALGRMQMPWVAQSILLGGQVRVGLEDNLYLGKGNKVSNAQLVERAVQITENLGSRVATPDEARQKLGLRPRS; encoded by the coding sequence ATGCCCGTGAACGACAACGTCATCATCACCGCCGCCCTGACCGGCGCGGGCGACACCGTCCGCAAGAGCCCGCACGTGCCCGTGACGCCCGAGCAGATAGCCACCTCCGCGGTGGAGGCCGCCGGGGCGGGCGCCGCCGTCGTGCACATCCACGTCCGCGACCCCGAGACCGGCGACCCCTCGCGCGACCCGCGCCTGTACCGCGAGGTCGTCGAGCGCATCAAGGAGACCGGCACCGACGTCGTCATCAACCTGACGGCGGGCATGGGCGGCGACCTCGTCATCGACCCTGCCGAGCCGCTCAAGGAGCTCGGCGAGCTGCCCGGCACGGACCTCGTCGGCGGTCTCGACCGGCTCCCGCACGTCGAGGAGCTGCTGCCCGACATCTGCACCCTGGACTGCGGCTCGCTCAACTTCGGCGACAACCTCTACATCTCCACCCCCGACATGCTCCGCCAGGGCGCCAGGCGCATCCAGGAGCTCGGCGTACGGCCTGAGCTGGAGATCTTCGACACCGGCCAGCTCTGGTTCGCCAAGCAGCTGCTCGCCGAAGGACTGCTCGACAACCCCACCGTCTTCCAGCTCTGCATGGGCATCCCGTGGGGCGCGCCCGCCGACCCGGGCGTCCTGCAGTCCATGGTCAACATGCTGCCCGAAGGCGCCCAGTGGGCCAGCTTCGCGCTCGGCCGCATGCAGATGCCGTGGGTCGCCCAGTCGATCCTGCTCGGTGGGCAGGTGCGGGTGGGTCTTGAGGACAACCTCTACCTCGGCAAGGGGAACAAGGTGAGCAACGCGCAGCTCGTCGAGCGTGCGGTGCAGATCACCGAGAACCTCGGCTCGCGGGTCGCCACGCCGGACGAGGCCCGCCAGAAGCTGGGCCTGCGGCCGCGGTCGTAG